CGGAAGCGGAGTTCACGTAGATAACTTCTCTCAAAGAGGAAATTCAGGAATGCCAATTTCTATATTTGATGCCAATGTAATGCAAAGCTTCAATGCCAACTTAAAATATGATTTGATTATACTTCATTACGGAACAAACGTTTTGAATTATGGTACAAAAAACTATTCTTGGTATGGAAAAGGAATGACTAAAGCAATTAATAAAATAAAAGCATCTTTTCCAGGAGTTTCTATTTTGATTATTTCGACTGCCGATAAATCAACAAAATATGATATGCAAATGAAAACTGATTCAGCTGTTGTTCCTTTAATGAAAGCGCAGAAACGTTATGCTTTAGAAACAGAATCTGGATTTGTGAATTTATATACCTTAATGGGAGGTGATGGCTCAATGGTTAAATGGGTAGATGAGGCACCTGCAAAAGCAAACAAAGATTATACGCACTTTAATCAGCGTGGAGCAAAAGCAATAGGGGGGCTACTTTATGACCAATTGAATAAAGGATACGAACAGTATAAGGTTTTGCGTGAGAAAAGAGAAGCCAATATTAGAAAGGGCAAAACCGTTAAGAAAACAAATGCAGATTCCGTGTCTGTAATAAACGATAGTGTAGATGAATAAACTTATTATTTTCTTTTGTTGTCTTCTTTTTGCGTCTAATAATAAAGCGCAAAAGGCAGAGCCAATTTTAATGACTAAAAAGATGATTAGCAATATAGATACAACAACTGTAGAACCTTTGTCGGGAAATCAAATTTATAATGCTAAAGTATTAGAAAGCTTTTTCAGTAAATTAAAAGACAATGAAAGTCATAATAATCGAAAAATAAACATAGTTCATATCGGAGATTCACACATTCAGAGTGATTTGATGACAAATGAAATTCGTAAAGAACTTCAGAATGAATTAGGAAATGCTGGTCGAGGTTTGATTTTTCCGTATTCGTTAGCAAAAACGAATGGTTCTTATAATGAGCGTTTCCGTTCGAATAAGGCTTGGGAAAGTTACCGAAACATTCTCCCTGTAAAAGATTGTCCGATGGGTTTAAGTGGCATCGCACTTTGGAGAAACACTGATGGTTTTGTAATCGAAGTAAATGTAAAAGATCCGGTGTATAAGTTCAATACAATCAAGATTATTACGCCACAAAATCAGCATATGTTTGACTTGGCAACTCGCATTCAGACTAACATGATTCAATCTTCGGAGCGAAAGGTAATTACGCATAAAATCAAAAAAGGAGAGGCGATCTCGATTATTGCGGATAAATACAACGTTTCGATTGCTGAGATAAAAAGAGCCAATCATTTAAAATCGAATGCGATTAGAGCTGGTAGGACATTAAAAATTGTGACAAATGAAACACGTCCTAAAACAATATCACAATCAGAATACGTTCCTTTAGAGATAGAGTCAGATTCCTTCTCGCATTATTATAATACAGAGAAAGCATTAGATAAAATTTATCTTATTCCAAATAAAGACGCTAAGAAATATGAGCTTAACGGATTGATTCTCGAGAAAAATTCGGCAGGAGTAATTTATAGTGGCATTGGGGTAAATGGAGCAAAGTTCTCTGATTACAATAAATACCCAGTTTTCTTTGAGCAACTAAAATCGTTGCATCCTGATATGATTGTTTTATCATTAGGAACAAACGAAAGTTAT
The nucleotide sequence above comes from Flavobacterium branchiarum. Encoded proteins:
- a CDS encoding LysM peptidoglycan-binding domain-containing protein, with product MISNIDTTTVEPLSGNQIYNAKVLESFFSKLKDNESHNNRKINIVHIGDSHIQSDLMTNEIRKELQNELGNAGRGLIFPYSLAKTNGSYNERFRSNKAWESYRNILPVKDCPMGLSGIALWRNTDGFVIEVNVKDPVYKFNTIKIITPQNQHMFDLATRIQTNMIQSSERKVITHKIKKGEAISIIADKYNVSIAEIKRANHLKSNAIRAGRTLKIVTNETRPKTISQSEYVPLEIESDSFSHYYNTEKALDKIYLIPNKDAKKYELNGLILEKNSAGVIYSGIGVNGAKFSDYNKYPVFFEQLKSLHPDMIVLSLGTNESYDRLEASGYIKQLREFISNLKAQNINVPVIVMTPPPSLLKARKPNTFVADYTKHIYETAQSDGLAVWDLYNEFGGMQGIGKLKAEGLIGPDWVHYSKNGYEKQGRLFSKALLNEYNNFKLKK